The proteins below are encoded in one region of Meriones unguiculatus strain TT.TT164.6M chromosome 18, Bangor_MerUng_6.1, whole genome shotgun sequence:
- the LOC132648986 gene encoding olfactory receptor 4K3-like, which yields MGVGNQSVVSEFILWGLSNSWNIQLSLFVIFLMIYLLIVSGNITILVLIISDPHLYSPMYFLLANLSFVDMWLSSVTTPKMITDFLRENKTISFAGCMSQVFFAHCIAAGEMVLLVVMAYDRYVAICKPLHYFTIMNLKRCTGLVLTSWTTGFVHAMSHLVVIVELPFCGPKEIDSFFCDMPLVIKLACIDSDDLDVLMNAGCGVVAVTCFIPLLISYTYILITVRQSSKAGAHKALSTCTAHITVVIIFFAPCIFIYVWPLNITWLDKFLAVFYSVFTPLLNPGIYTLRNKEMKNAMKRFISNYFGPKGNF from the coding sequence ATGGGTGTAGGCAATCAGTCTGTGGTGTCAGAATTTATACTTTGGGGACTTTCCAACTCATGGAATATTCAGCTCTCACTCTTTgtgatatttttaatgatttatctTCTCATTGTTTCTGGAAATATTACCATTCTGGTTTTAATCATCTCTGACCCGCATCTGTATTCTCCCATGTACTTCCTGTTGGccaacctgtcttttgttgatatGTGGCTTTCTTCAGTCACCACTCCTAAAATGATCACAGACTTTCTCAGGGAAAACAAGACTATTTCCTTTGCAGGCTGCATGTCTCAGGTCTTCTTTGCTCACTGCATCGCTGCAGGAGAGATGGTGTTGTTGGTGGTAATGgcttatgaccgctatgtggccatctgcaagCCACTGCATTACTTTAccatcatgaacctgaaaagatgTACTGGGTTGGTGTTGACTTCCTGGACAACTGGATTTGTACATGCCATGAGTCACCTGGTAGTGATTGTGGAGCTGCCATTTTGTGGACCTAAGGAAATAGACAGTTTTTTCTGTGATATGCCATTGGTAATCAAGCTAGCTTGCATAGATTCCGATGATTTGGATGTTCTAATGAATGCTGGCTGTGGGGTTGTGGCTGTAACCTGCTTTATTCCGTTGCTCATATCCTACACTTATATCCTAATCACTGTACGACAGAGCTCTAAAGCTGGGGCTCATAAGGCCCTGTCCACGTGCACTGCCCACATCACAGTGGTGATCATCTTTTTTGCACCTTGCATCTTCATCTATGTGTGGCCTCTCAATATCACCTGGTTGGATAAATTTCTTGCTGTATTTTACTCTGTTTTCACACCTCTCCTCAACCCAGGTATTTATActctgagaaataaagaaatgaaaaatgccatgaaaagattTATAAGCAACTACTTTGGTCCCAAAGGAAATTTCTAA